In a single window of the Pandoraea pulmonicola genome:
- a CDS encoding acyl-CoA thioesterase: protein MNTPQNQSDRSEITFRFLAEPAAVNFGGKVHGGSLMKWIDEVAYACAATWSGRYCVTVSVGNIHFHRPILVGNLVELRARIVATGRTSMHIHVSVHAGDPKWGELRQTTDCLMVFVAVDESNHPVSVPSFEPKTDEQKALAKYAMDVRAALGAIDAMKPDNVTN, encoded by the coding sequence ATGAACACGCCGCAAAACCAGAGCGACCGCTCCGAGATCACTTTCCGCTTCCTGGCCGAACCGGCCGCCGTCAACTTCGGCGGCAAGGTCCACGGGGGCTCCCTGATGAAATGGATCGACGAAGTCGCCTACGCCTGCGCCGCCACGTGGTCGGGGCGTTACTGCGTGACGGTCAGCGTCGGCAACATCCATTTCCATCGTCCGATTCTCGTCGGCAATCTGGTGGAACTGCGCGCGCGCATCGTCGCGACCGGCCGCACGAGCATGCACATCCACGTCTCGGTTCACGCGGGCGATCCGAAATGGGGCGAGTTGCGCCAGACAACCGACTGCCTGATGGTTTTCGTCGCCGTCGACGAGAGCAATCACCCGGTGAGCGTGCCGTCGTTCGAGCCGAAGACCGACGAGCAGAAGGCGCTCGCCAAGTACGCCATGGACGTCCGCGCCGCGCTGGGGGCGATCGACGCCATGAAGCCCGACAACGTCACCAACTGA
- the truB gene encoding tRNA pseudouridine(55) synthase TruB: protein MTDPRSQASRQKLPRFALDGVLLLDKPLGLSSNDALIKAKRLLQALKAGHTGTLDPLATGLLPLCFGEATKFSQDLLEADKTYEAHVRLGETTTTGDAEGEVLQTRPVTVDEVAIRAVLPRFTGSISQVPPMYSALKRDGKPLYEYARAGQTLEREARQVTILSLELVTCSLPEVAEFTFRVTCSKGTYVRTLAEDIGEALGCGAHLRGLRRTAVGPLTLEGAITLEALNALDHAQRVEKLAPVDALLKTLPTVWLDETLAKRFSHGQRLRLDDTRCPQPLRACASTHGAIEVKVYAEAAGDVGSRLLGVARLDGEALLTPQRLLKTQ from the coding sequence ATGACGGACCCGCGTTCGCAGGCATCCCGCCAGAAACTCCCCCGCTTTGCCCTCGACGGCGTGCTGTTGCTCGACAAGCCGCTAGGCCTGTCGTCCAACGATGCGCTCATCAAGGCGAAGCGCTTGCTCCAGGCGTTGAAGGCGGGACATACGGGCACGCTCGATCCCCTGGCCACCGGGTTGCTGCCGTTGTGCTTCGGCGAAGCGACGAAGTTCTCGCAGGACCTGCTCGAAGCGGACAAGACATACGAAGCGCATGTCCGTCTTGGTGAGACGACCACGACGGGCGATGCGGAAGGCGAGGTGCTGCAAACGCGTCCGGTGACGGTGGACGAGGTGGCGATTCGCGCCGTGCTGCCGCGCTTTACCGGTTCGATTTCGCAGGTGCCGCCGATGTACTCGGCGCTCAAGCGCGATGGCAAGCCGCTCTACGAATATGCGCGTGCGGGGCAGACGCTGGAGCGCGAGGCGCGTCAGGTCACGATCCTGTCGCTCGAGTTGGTGACGTGCTCGTTGCCGGAGGTCGCCGAATTCACGTTCCGCGTGACGTGCAGCAAGGGGACCTACGTGCGCACGCTGGCGGAAGACATCGGCGAGGCGCTGGGCTGTGGTGCGCATCTGCGTGGCCTGCGCCGCACGGCGGTGGGGCCGCTCACGCTCGAAGGCGCGATCACGCTTGAAGCGCTGAACGCCCTTGACCACGCGCAACGCGTGGAAAAGCTCGCGCCCGTGGACGCGTTGCTCAAGACCTTGCCGACCGTCTGGCTCGACGAGACGCTGGCGAAGCGCTTCAGTCACGGGCAGCGCTTGCGCCTGGACGACACTCGTTGCCCTCAGCCGCTCCGCGCTTGTGCGTCGACGCACGGCGCGATCGAGGTCAAGGTCTACGCCGAGGCGGCGGGCGACGTCGGTAGCCGGTTGCTCGGCGTCGCGCGGCTCGACGGGGAAGCGCTACTTACGCCGCAGCGCTTGCTCAAGACCCAATAG